One genomic segment of Synchiropus splendidus isolate RoL2022-P1 chromosome 16, RoL_Sspl_1.0, whole genome shotgun sequence includes these proteins:
- the id3 gene encoding DNA-binding protein inhibitor ID-3 encodes MKAISPVRSVRSCYKAVCCISEQSVAISRNKHWCVEEPLGALCDMNDCYSKLKELVPSIPQNKSVSQVEILQHVIDYIFDLQIALEAESASPPGVVLSIKTSDLTRNFKEEGRLCH; translated from the exons ATGAAAGCCATCAGTCCCGTCCGCTCGGTGAGGAGCTGCTACAAGGCCGTGTGCTGCATCTCGGAGCAGAGCGTCGCCATCAGCCGGAATAAGCACTGGTGTGTGGAGGAGCCGCTGGGCGCGCTCTGCGACATGAACGACTGCTACTCCAAGCTGAAGGAGCTGGTGCCGAGCATCCCGCAGAACAAGTCGGTGAGCCAGGTGGAGATCCTGCAGCACGTCATCGACTACATCTTCGACCTGCAGATCGCGCTGGAGGCGGAAAGCGCGAGCCCGCCGGGAGTTGTTTTGTCGATAAAG ACTTCAGACCTGACTCGCAACTTCAAA